CATTGGTGTATGTTGATGAAAAAATTTCTAAGATCCGAGAAGTACTGATAGGTAATTGAATAAACTGTCGTGTATATAGTAGTATTTTCATGAACAACAGAAAGAAATTAAATGCACTGAAGTTATAAcatttcccaaaaaaaaattatttattttaagtcatTGATCCATATGTTTTGGAAAACCTTCTCAACAAAGAAACACTCAAGAATATGCATGAGCAAAGAGGCAACAACTTTATGCTTTTCGTGCTGGGTTTGAACAATCAGATGAAGTCTgaagaattaattattttaattttgttgtatgTGTTATAGAAGAATCCAAAGATATCGATGATCTTTCACTTGATGATTGTAAAGTTGATGGTTGGTGAAAGaacaaaaagattaaataatcaGAAGCTGTGGAAGCAAGCATTGAAAGCTTATGGTAATACAATAATGTTAGAGGACATAGAGGTAGAAGCTAAGGACGATAGAAACAAAGTGCTAAAGATTTGGATAACAAAATCTAAAGTCATAATGATCAAATTcaagataaaaacaaatgaaagaatCATGACATATATAAGGAAAAATATGTCATAAGTTTGGTCGTTAAATTTCTGCATATTATACCAGGTTGCCTAGAGACAAGGAAAAGACAAAGATGTCTAATCTAGCgtatatgaaagaaaaagaaaacatgttgctaatgatttttcaaaacataaaagatgTTGAATAAGGTTTTAAAAATGTCGGAGGACAACATATGCTAACATTTTGAAGTGTACTATTCTCAAATTCCCCTTTAATACTTGGGATTACTTATTGGGATAAATCCCaagaagatgatgacatggAAGCCTATCACATAGAAATTTCATAGCAAACTTAGAATTTGGAAGTACAAATTGATATCCTTTGGTAGTAGATTATGTTTGTCAGACTTAGTTTTGTCATTCTTATAGGATCAAACACCTAATTCTAAACTAAAAGCTATATATAATAGTGATGACACAATTTTTACACATAATGCAACTTTGTGTTTGTATGGTTTCTGGTTCTTAACCTTAACTACCTTAAAAATTCTGTTTTCACAGAAACCTATGGCAGGAGATTATCTTTGAACCTAAGATAATCTATGAGATGTACAATCAAATCAATATGGTTAGTTACTCTGCCTGGAAAAACACAAACacttccatttttgttttttctgttaTTGAATCGAAAATTTACAAGAATTAACCATGACATTATATCTTTACATAAATTAATCAAACAAAGCAGCACATCAAGTTACTACACTAGGAACCAACATGTCTTGATTGAAGTAAAATCCTATGATCCCTTTTCTGTGATCATCCATCCACATATTATTCTCTTGTGACCTGCTTTACTTTTTGACTCAATAGCACAGCACAGCATACACGTGAGCTGAACAAGACATCACAGACCGGGTTGTGCTACCACCCAATAAAGTTTCGGAAAATTACTGAATTGCACTGTAGTTTCTATATCATGTTGTTTATGACAGGAATCACATGCTTCCATACAAATGTAATTATGACAggaataaataaagaagatatAAAGTTGGTTCTAAGGGTTTGAAAGAGCAGACTAAAGAGGTTGTGGATTCATCTCATAATCACCAttgctgataaaaaataaataaataaataaaagagtaGGGAGTTCTTGGGAGTTTAGGGAGTTTGGTGTTGTGGTATATTAGGAGAAGGTGAGGGAGGAATGTGAGGGATCCAAGTAGAAGGATCTCCTAAGTTAAATGCAGGTGGAGAAAATGCAGATGGGGTTGGACGATATTGTGGGAAAGGGAAAGGCAGAGAAGGGATTGGTGGTGAGGTTGGGAATGGCAATGGAGGAAAAGGAAAGGATGGAAAAGGTGGAAGGGGAGGGAACGGTGGTAGCTGCGGCGGCCAAGGGAAGAAGAACTTTGCTGAAGACAGTTGCTCATTCTGATGATGTCCACACAAGGTAGTGTTCTTTTGAGGTGGCTTGAAACTGAGACCACTCAAGGTGTACACACACATGTTGTCTTGTTTCGATTTGACTGATATCTCGCGTGTTGTGCTCTTGAGAAAAGGAACATTGCAAGTGGGAGTGGAGCTACTTATCAGAGATGCTTGGCAGAGAGACACAATTGCTGAACCATCCATGCAGTTAACTCCATCCACTGATGGTATCTCCAACTTGTACACTCCATTTTGGTCTGTGGTTCTGTTCACTGAGAAGCTTATCTGCTCGCTGGTTTTTGGTGAGGTTGCTCTAAATCTGCACTGTATGTGAACTTCAACAC
This region of Vigna unguiculata cultivar IT97K-499-35 chromosome 5, ASM411807v1, whole genome shotgun sequence genomic DNA includes:
- the LOC114183551 gene encoding sulfated surface glycoprotein 185, which encodes MDQFLIFLLFVTSLFTSPFVLIAQTPTPIISHISVVGAVYCDTCSTSTFSKHSYFLQGVEVHIQCRFRATSPKTSEQISFSVNRTTDQNGVYKLEIPSVDGVNCMDGSAIVSLCQASLISSSTPTCNVPFLKSTTREISVKSKQDNMCVYTLSGLSFKPPQKNTTLCGHHQNEQLSSAKFFFPWPPQLPPFPPLPPFPSFPFPPLPFPTSPPIPSLPFPFPQYRPTPSAFSPPAFNLGDPSTWIPHIPPSPSPNIPQHQTP